A portion of the endosymbiont of Galathealinum brachiosum genome contains these proteins:
- a CDS encoding glycerol acyltransferase — protein MRFLSRIILKMLGWQLDEQLPAINKYVLIGYPHTSNWDFIMGMLAKWAMNMPLNWVAKHSMFWGPFGPIFVAMGGVPVNRGKASGFIQKNIDLFNSRECFVLGLMPEGTRSKTDKWKTGFYHIADGANVPIALAYLDYKNKKIGVGKMVETTGDIDSDFEIIKSFYQDKTGCNPKNQSDLIIKK, from the coding sequence ATGAGATTTTTAAGTCGAATAATATTAAAAATGCTTGGTTGGCAGCTGGATGAACAGTTACCAGCCATTAATAAATACGTGTTGATCGGGTACCCGCATACGAGTAACTGGGATTTTATTATGGGCATGTTAGCTAAGTGGGCTATGAATATGCCGCTTAACTGGGTAGCAAAACACAGTATGTTCTGGGGGCCGTTTGGACCTATATTCGTTGCAATGGGTGGCGTGCCAGTTAACAGGGGCAAAGCATCGGGTTTTATTCAAAAAAATATTGATTTATTTAATTCCAGAGAGTGTTTTGTTCTTGGTCTTATGCCCGAGGGAACAAGGTCAAAGACAGATAAATGGAAAACAGGTTTTTATCATATAGCTGATGGCGCGAATGTGCCTATAGCACTGGCATATCTTGATTATAAAAATAAGAAAATAGGTGTAGGTAAAATGGTAGAGACAACAGGCGATATTGATTCGGATTTTGAAATTATAAAAAGCTTTTATCAGGATAAAACAGGGTGTAACCCGAAAAATCAGAGTGACCTGATAATAAAAAAATAA
- a CDS encoding AAA family ATPase, with amino-acid sequence MIKFAAILNYSLLSENTLSQHNAISQLREYVGQQILGQSTLVDRLIIALLANGHLLVEGAPGLAKTRAIKVLSEGVEGEFHRVQFTPDLLPADLTGTEIYRPQDSSFQFQKGPLFHNLILADEINRAPAKVQSALLEAMGERQITVGSVTYALPELFLVMATQNPLEQEGTYPLPEAQLDRFLMHVFVDYPSAATERDILHLTRSEARQRLSEPAKPENIMLQTALFDARNEVLDIYMSDELENYLLQLVLATREPGKYDEKLADWLEYGASPRASIALDRCARAHAWLAGRDFVGPEDIQAIAHDVLRHRIILSFEAEAEGITKDHFIDELISRIAVP; translated from the coding sequence ATGATAAAATTTGCCGCAATCTTAAATTACAGCCTGTTATCGGAGAACACATTGTCGCAGCATAACGCTATTTCACAACTCAGAGAATATGTTGGCCAGCAAATACTTGGCCAGTCAACGCTTGTCGACCGACTCATTATAGCGCTTTTAGCAAATGGTCACCTGTTAGTAGAAGGCGCACCTGGCCTGGCAAAGACACGCGCAATCAAAGTACTGAGTGAAGGTGTTGAAGGAGAATTCCACCGGGTACAGTTTACACCGGACCTGTTACCAGCAGATTTAACCGGCACAGAAATTTATAGGCCTCAGGACTCTTCATTTCAATTTCAGAAAGGACCTCTGTTCCATAATCTGATTCTTGCAGATGAAATTAACCGTGCCCCCGCCAAGGTTCAATCGGCATTACTTGAAGCAATGGGGGAGCGCCAGATTACTGTGGGCTCCGTAACCTATGCCTTACCCGAGTTATTTCTGGTAATGGCCACGCAAAACCCGCTGGAACAGGAAGGCACATACCCCTTACCTGAAGCCCAGTTAGACCGTTTTTTAATGCATGTATTTGTAGATTATCCGAGCGCAGCAACTGAACGGGATATCTTACACCTGACTCGATCTGAAGCACGTCAGCGACTTAGCGAGCCCGCTAAACCTGAAAATATAATGCTGCAAACCGCTTTATTTGATGCACGTAATGAAGTGCTCGATATCTATATGTCAGATGAGCTTGAAAACTACCTGTTACAACTGGTACTCGCTACACGTGAACCGGGTAAATATGATGAGAAATTAGCCGACTGGCTGGAATATGGTGCATCTCCTCGTGCTTCAATCGCACTTGACCGCTGTGCCCGCGCACACGCCTGGCTTGCGGGCCGTGATTTTGTTGGCCCTGAAGATATTCAGGCTATCGCACATGATGTATTACGCCACCGCATTATTTTAAGTTTTGAGGCCGAAGCGGAAGGCATTACCAAAGATCACTTCATTGACGAACTAATATCACGTATCGCTGTACCTTAA
- a CDS encoding BatB protein, which translates to MQFIWPWIFILLPLPLLVRLILPDSDKNQDAPLHIPFIEDFNSAPQNAGFINKSKLLTALAALAWILLIFAASRPQWLGERIDIPVSGRDLMMAVDLSGSMAAEDFDINGQTINRLQAVKIVAGEFIKHREGDRIGLILFGQQAYLQTPLTFDTQTINTMLQESLIGIAGKMTAIGDAIGLAIKRLNGKSADKQVLILLTDGTNTAGEVPPLKAAELAAKENLKIYTIGIGAASREVGSFMFKRTVKNNEIDEKTLNEIAEITGGKYFRAHNTKELNKIYSLIDELEPVEQETQSFRPVMSLFMWPLTVAFILSLLIAIAPFMSQLTHKVTGLFSKGAASNG; encoded by the coding sequence ATACAGTTTATCTGGCCCTGGATATTTATATTATTACCCTTGCCTCTTTTAGTACGATTAATATTACCCGACAGTGATAAAAATCAGGATGCGCCTTTACACATTCCTTTTATAGAAGACTTTAATTCCGCGCCCCAAAATGCCGGCTTTATAAACAAAAGTAAACTACTTACTGCACTGGCAGCACTGGCCTGGATTTTACTTATTTTTGCCGCTTCCCGTCCTCAGTGGTTAGGTGAGAGAATAGACATACCCGTAAGTGGCAGAGACCTGATGATGGCTGTCGATTTATCCGGCAGTATGGCCGCAGAAGATTTTGATATAAATGGCCAGACAATCAATCGATTACAGGCGGTTAAAATTGTTGCGGGTGAATTCATAAAACACCGTGAAGGTGATCGCATTGGTTTGATTTTATTTGGTCAACAGGCCTATTTGCAAACACCGCTTACATTTGACACACAGACAATTAATACTATGTTGCAGGAATCATTAATTGGCATTGCCGGAAAAATGACCGCTATTGGTGATGCGATTGGCCTTGCCATAAAACGGCTGAACGGAAAGAGCGCTGATAAACAGGTATTAATACTACTGACTGATGGTACCAATACTGCAGGTGAAGTTCCCCCGTTAAAAGCAGCAGAACTTGCAGCTAAGGAAAATTTAAAAATTTATACCATTGGCATCGGTGCAGCTTCCCGTGAAGTCGGTAGTTTTATGTTTAAACGAACCGTAAAAAACAATGAAATAGATGAAAAGACGCTTAACGAAATTGCTGAAATAACCGGCGGAAAATACTTCAGGGCACATAATACAAAAGAATTAAATAAAATTTATTCATTGATTGATGAGCTGGAACCGGTAGAGCAGGAAACACAGAGCTTTCGCCCTGTCATGTCTCTTTTTATGTGGCCTTTAACGGTTGCATTTATTCTCTCCCTGCTTATTGCAATAGCCCCTTTTATGAGTCAATTAACACATAAAGTAACGGGACTGTTTTCAAAGGGGGCTGCTAGCAATGGATAG
- a CDS encoding DUF4381 domain-containing protein: MNELPLRDIHLPAEISWWPLAIGWWLLPVLITLSIFLIIKFIKYKRLNRKVAFRKIALNELNQLRSKFKDENNSIELIRSVSSLLRRIALSYLPRENAASLTGKNWVSLLNDLSTQTVFTDKTGSLLEQGPYMKQCEFNHSELLSICETWIKTLPETNNTDSITGVTS, translated from the coding sequence ATGAACGAATTACCTCTTCGCGACATTCACCTGCCGGCAGAAATAAGCTGGTGGCCACTGGCTATTGGCTGGTGGTTATTACCAGTATTAATAACATTAAGCATATTTTTAATCATTAAATTCATAAAATATAAACGACTAAACAGAAAAGTTGCCTTTAGAAAAATTGCACTTAATGAACTCAATCAATTACGTTCAAAATTTAAAGACGAGAACAACTCAATTGAATTGATACGTTCTGTTTCATCCCTGTTACGGCGCATAGCACTAAGTTATTTACCTAGAGAAAACGCGGCCAGTTTAACGGGTAAAAACTGGGTATCATTATTAAACGATCTCAGCACACAAACTGTATTTACAGATAAAACCGGCTCACTACTTGAGCAGGGCCCATATATGAAACAATGTGAATTTAATCATAGCGAATTACTTTCAATATGCGAAACATGGATAAAAACTCTGCCAGAAACAAATAACACTGATAGCATTACAGGTGTTACATCGTGA
- a CDS encoding DUF58 domain-containing protein, giving the protein MTREASKTELTADDIVRIKQSTLIGLNRDARQLPLNSASIRAQFNGQYLSTFKGRGMEFDESRPYQPGDDIRSMDWKVTARTGKAHSKVFREERERPVLLWVDYRQPMFFGTQQHFKSVLAAKISALLAWSTAHHGDRLGGLIFSESSHIELRPSRGKSASLHFIKQLAQHTAWDNSLNTHEHSKSAADALARLQRVNKPGSLIFLISDFRNMDDLSWSQISRLNHHSDIILISIHDPLEQQLPPAGNYKISNGETELNLNTYNKKQRKEYQNRFLNQQLELQNTCRKQGMHYLSVSTIDDVLPTLQQKLGISPIAGKNRVRRK; this is encoded by the coding sequence ATGACAAGAGAAGCATCAAAAACTGAACTGACTGCTGATGATATTGTACGCATTAAGCAATCTACCCTGATTGGACTGAACCGGGATGCCCGACAACTTCCACTAAACTCCGCAAGTATTCGTGCCCAGTTTAACGGCCAGTATTTATCGACTTTTAAAGGTCGCGGCATGGAGTTTGATGAGTCACGTCCCTACCAGCCCGGTGATGATATTCGCTCAATGGACTGGAAAGTCACCGCTCGCACCGGCAAGGCACACTCAAAAGTATTTAGAGAAGAACGTGAGCGCCCTGTTTTATTATGGGTCGATTATCGGCAGCCCATGTTTTTTGGCACACAACAACATTTCAAATCTGTGCTGGCAGCTAAAATATCTGCACTACTTGCCTGGAGCACAGCACATCATGGCGATAGATTAGGCGGTCTTATCTTCTCGGAAAGCTCACACATTGAACTTCGCCCAAGTAGAGGTAAATCGGCAAGTTTGCACTTTATAAAACAGCTTGCCCAACATACCGCCTGGGATAATTCATTAAACACTCACGAACATAGCAAAAGTGCAGCCGATGCACTGGCTCGATTACAGCGAGTAAATAAACCCGGTTCTTTGATTTTTCTTATCAGTGATTTTCGTAATATGGATGATTTAAGCTGGTCACAGATATCCCGCTTAAACCATCACTCGGATATTATTTTAATTTCAATCCACGATCCGCTTGAGCAACAACTGCCTCCTGCCGGCAATTATAAAATCAGTAATGGCGAGACTGAGCTTAATTTAAATACCTATAATAAAAAGCAGCGTAAGGAATATCAAAATCGCTTTCTGAACCAGCAACTGGAACTGCAAAACACCTGTCGAAAACAGGGTATGCACTATTTAAGTGTATCCACCATTGATGACGTTTTACCTACACTGCAACAAAAACTAGGGATAAGTCCGATTGCCGGTAAAAACAGGGTGCGAAGAAAATGA